The following coding sequences are from one Arcobacter sp. CECT 8986 window:
- a CDS encoding ABC transporter ATP-binding protein produces MNIIDFENIHVGYDEKIILKELTLKIKQNEHWAILGSNGCGKSTLIKLMLSELHPRKQYKYKKEIMGKERYSIFELKKDLGIITNDLHNYFEKNAGFLSGYEVVLSGFYSSIGIFKHQDFTEEQHQRAIQTIEFLEIEELKDKLVCQMSTGQLRKCIIARALIHKPKAFILDEPTVGLDIKAQDNFIKLLKKLSKESSIVLVTHHIEEIFKEINKVALIKDNTIYKSGDKEDILNSENLSKIFDINIKLDKENDRYFIKSIDN; encoded by the coding sequence ATGAATATAATAGACTTTGAAAATATTCATGTTGGATATGATGAGAAAATAATATTAAAAGAGTTAACACTAAAAATAAAACAAAATGAACACTGGGCAATTCTAGGCTCAAATGGTTGTGGAAAATCAACACTTATAAAACTTATGCTTTCAGAGCTTCATCCAAGAAAACAGTACAAATATAAAAAAGAGATTATGGGAAAAGAGAGATACTCAATCTTTGAATTAAAAAAAGATTTAGGAATTATTACAAATGATTTACATAATTACTTTGAAAAAAATGCAGGATTTTTGTCTGGATATGAAGTAGTATTAAGTGGTTTTTATAGTTCTATTGGTATTTTTAAACATCAAGATTTCACAGAAGAACAACACCAAAGAGCGATACAAACAATTGAGTTTTTAGAAATTGAAGAGTTAAAAGATAAATTAGTATGTCAAATGTCAACAGGACAACTAAGAAAATGTATAATTGCAAGAGCTTTAATTCATAAACCTAAAGCTTTTATTTTAGATGAACCAACGGTTGGATTAGATATAAAAGCACAAGATAATTTTATAAAACTTCTTAAAAAACTTTCAAAAGAGAGTTCAATTGTTTTAGTAACTCATCACATAGAAGAGATTTTTAAAGAGATAAATAAAGTTGCACTTATAAAAGATAATACAATTTATAAAAGTGGTGATAAAGAAGATATTTTAAATAGCGAAAATTTATCAAAAATATTTGATATCAATATAAAACTTGATAAAGAAAATGATAGATATTTTATAAAAAGTATAGATAACTAA
- a CDS encoding RrF2 family transcriptional regulator — protein MLLTKKSEYALLSLVSIAKSDKPKNVDVLSKELNISKSFLAKVMQNLAKNDIVVSHRGVNGGFALKKSYDKLTILEITTAAEEKNPSVFECSPSINSCPSDIANTCTIWPLLNNLQNKINVFLEDLTLKDIAS, from the coding sequence ATGTTATTAACAAAAAAGAGCGAATACGCACTTCTTTCTTTAGTATCTATTGCAAAAAGTGATAAACCAAAAAATGTAGATGTATTATCTAAAGAATTAAATATATCAAAATCTTTTTTAGCAAAAGTTATGCAAAATCTAGCAAAAAATGATATTGTTGTATCTCATAGAGGTGTTAACGGTGGTTTTGCTCTAAAAAAATCATATGACAAATTAACAATTTTGGAAATTACAACAGCAGCAGAAGAGAAAAATCCATCTGTTTTTGAGTGTTCTCCATCTATTAATTCTTGTCCTTCTGATATTGCTAATACATGCACAATTTGGCCTTTACTAAATAACTTACAAAATAAAATAAACGTGTTCTTAGAGGATTTAACTCTTAAGGACATTGCTTCATGA
- a CDS encoding type IV pili methyl-accepting chemotaxis transducer N-terminal domain-containing protein gives MKKSQTISSKIKTIGLIFVILVASLIATTIYLNEKNEKDALIINIAGKQRMLTQRISKNVFYLYHNNKKSFTELDNAAQEFIYNLNSLKNGNTLISINKSPTDEISNQISKVEILWNNFYKNINKFEELLQSRDKNDKKTEDILKSIVENVYETNNKLLNEVDEIVSLYTTYAENKTDFITYFQYLFALIIILLIVYSYFKLKNMEENAKKFLELTKKIKDGKIAEPIDMADFQAEDEIAEATTSINCFINKINTAMKYSDSASKKLEDLTNEFDEILEELKDSQDLSNQLFKSEDMVIESQENLLNFTHKLEDLKKELNSLSQNCNHK, from the coding sequence ATGAAAAAGTCACAAACAATTAGTAGTAAAATCAAAACTATTGGATTAATTTTTGTAATTTTAGTTGCAAGTTTAATTGCTACAACTATTTATTTAAATGAAAAAAATGAAAAAGATGCGTTGATTATAAATATTGCTGGTAAACAAAGAATGCTTACTCAAAGAATTTCTAAAAATGTATTTTATTTATATCATAACAATAAAAAAAGTTTCACAGAATTAGACAATGCAGCACAAGAGTTCATATATAATCTAAACTCTTTAAAAAATGGTAATACACTAATAAGTATAAACAAATCACCAACAGATGAGATTTCTAATCAAATTTCTAAAGTTGAGATTTTATGGAATAACTTTTACAAAAATATAAATAAATTTGAAGAGTTACTTCAATCAAGAGATAAAAATGATAAAAAAACAGAAGATATACTAAAAAGTATTGTTGAAAATGTTTATGAAACAAATAACAAACTTTTAAATGAAGTTGATGAAATTGTTAGTTTATACACAACTTATGCAGAAAATAAAACAGATTTCATAACATATTTTCAATATCTATTTGCACTTATAATTATTTTATTAATTGTATATAGTTACTTCAAATTAAAAAATATGGAAGAAAATGCAAAAAAATTCCTTGAACTTACAAAAAAAATAAAAGATGGAAAAATTGCAGAACCAATTGATATGGCTGATTTTCAAGCTGAAGATGAAATTGCAGAAGCCACAACTTCAATAAATTGTTTTATAAATAAAATAAATACAGCTATGAAATACTCAGATAGTGCTTCTAAAAAGCTTGAAGATTTAACTAATGAATTTGATGAAATACTAGAAGAGTTAAAAGATTCTCAAGATTTATCAAATCAATTATTTAAAAGTGAAGATATGGTTATCGAATCACAAGAAAACTTACTAAACTTCACTCATAAACTTGAAGATTTGAAAAAAGAGTTAAATTCTCTTTCTCAAAATTGTAATCATAAGTAA
- a CDS encoding glycosyl transferase, protein MDFKKYIKAVGTGIKGNRDLLEDETIDVITKILKKEVTDAQIGAFLIGFRVKLESDDELKACVKALKNLMTFKEVKDSIELGYSFDGRVRNPFLFPLYEDILKDFYKKNSDIKPLNLVISTDYLQPAKIGMCAKDLAGELKTNEYVHIFDRQEYLKNLSDLTPLRHELGLRTVFNTVEKLLGVAKSEYAVTTAFHRPYVQKYINIFSEYFKQVTIVKAAEGSPEVFSDGKYWQKIDDEICEKSFELSHYGINYDKVYENITIEESKKIINNPSQDILKLSKFNIALYLLFANRVDSLQEAWERLN, encoded by the coding sequence GTGGATTTTAAAAAGTATATAAAAGCCGTTGGTACAGGGATTAAAGGAAATCGTGATTTATTAGAAGATGAGACTATTGATGTAATAACAAAAATACTTAAAAAAGAAGTAACTGATGCACAAATTGGAGCATTTTTGATAGGTTTTAGAGTAAAACTTGAATCAGATGATGAGTTGAAAGCTTGTGTAAAAGCTTTGAAAAATTTAATGACATTCAAAGAAGTGAAAGATTCAATAGAACTTGGTTATTCCTTTGATGGAAGAGTGAGAAATCCATTCTTATTTCCTTTATATGAAGATATATTAAAAGATTTTTATAAAAAAAATAGTGATATTAAACCTTTAAATCTTGTAATCTCAACAGATTATTTGCAACCTGCAAAAATTGGAATGTGTGCAAAAGATTTAGCTGGTGAATTAAAAACAAATGAATATGTTCATATTTTTGATAGACAAGAGTATTTAAAAAATTTAAGTGACTTAACACCACTAAGACATGAATTAGGACTTCGAACTGTGTTTAATACAGTTGAAAAACTTTTGGGTGTTGCAAAAAGTGAATATGCAGTTACAACTGCATTTCATAGACCTTATGTACAAAAATATATAAATATTTTTAGTGAATATTTTAAACAAGTAACAATTGTTAAAGCTGCTGAAGGTAGTCCAGAAGTATTTTCAGATGGAAAATATTGGCAAAAAATAGATGATGAAATTTGTGAAAAAAGTTTTGAATTATCACATTATGGAATTAATTATGATAAAGTATATGAAAATATAACAATTGAAGAATCAAAAAAAATAATTAATAATCCAAGTCAAGATATATTAAAGTTAAGTAAGTTTAATATTGCTTTATATTTATTATTTGCAAATAGAGTTGATTCTTTACAAGAAGCATGGGAAAGATTAAACTAA
- a CDS encoding cache domain-containing protein encodes MKRIHLLLLFLFLEIGTLIILFANYKTKEDSILNAETQLAVSQYKIINDSFKNLANSVFFGYINKPQIIDAFEKRDREHLLSLLNEDYQYLKTIDFEQIHFHLPNNHSFLRLHRPGKYGDDLTNIRYSVEFVNKNKVKISGLEIGRVLPGFRYVYPLFKDFKYIGSVENSFGADAFIKRLEKIYNIQVHFLIEKELFDKKVFDVYKDLYKKSIEHEDYILLKPNKETFDKKIQKYLENLYQTKLKNKVNLKVKQKKTFSLEVKINTKDGIKHKIVTFLQLKNIKNEKIGYFVIYKDNDKLEKVEEEFFEECLIFSFINFLILLLIYKEISKKETLEKTVKEKTAQLNLLNLSLEERIKREVIKNKKQEEKLHEYEKMEQMAELMGNIAHQWRQPLGAISVAASGLKIEDELNILKKEDIKFHVDSILKNTNFLSSTIDTFTEYIRNNSEVKEVLIQGVIVETLNIIKSTYKTCNINIIYERDECEDIYKEIVPNDLSQILIILLTNAKEALIKDDIKNPYIQISIKKQTNSFSIIVKDNAKGIDERIISKIFDPYFTTKHQAQGVGLGLHIARRVARNNLNAEITVENSKAGVCAKVKIPY; translated from the coding sequence ATGAAAAGAATCCATCTATTACTATTATTTCTATTCCTTGAAATAGGGACTCTTATTATTCTTTTTGCCAATTACAAGACAAAAGAGGATTCAATTTTAAATGCTGAAACTCAATTAGCAGTTTCACAATATAAAATAATAAATGACTCTTTTAAAAATCTTGCTAATAGTGTGTTCTTTGGATACATAAATAAACCACAAATAATAGATGCCTTTGAAAAAAGAGATAGAGAACATTTACTCTCTTTATTAAATGAAGACTACCAATATTTAAAAACTATTGATTTTGAACAAATTCACTTTCATTTACCAAATAACCACTCATTTTTAAGACTTCATAGACCTGGTAAGTATGGTGATGATTTAACAAATATAAGATACAGTGTTGAATTTGTTAATAAAAATAAAGTAAAAATATCAGGACTTGAAATAGGAAGAGTACTTCCAGGATTTAGATATGTTTATCCATTGTTCAAAGATTTTAAATATATAGGAAGTGTAGAAAACTCTTTTGGGGCAGATGCATTTATAAAAAGATTAGAAAAAATTTATAATATTCAAGTTCATTTTTTAATTGAAAAAGAGTTATTTGATAAAAAAGTATTTGATGTTTATAAAGATTTGTATAAAAAAAGTATTGAGCATGAAGATTATATTTTACTAAAACCAAATAAAGAAACATTTGATAAAAAAATACAAAAATACTTAGAAAACTTATATCAAACAAAATTAAAAAACAAAGTTAATTTAAAAGTAAAACAAAAAAAGACTTTTTCGCTAGAAGTGAAAATAAATACAAAAGATGGAATAAAACATAAAATTGTTACATTCTTACAATTAAAAAATATCAAAAATGAAAAAATTGGATACTTTGTAATTTATAAAGATAATGATAAACTAGAAAAAGTTGAAGAAGAGTTTTTTGAAGAGTGCTTAATTTTTAGTTTTATAAACTTTTTAATACTTCTTTTAATTTATAAAGAGATTTCAAAAAAAGAGACTTTAGAAAAAACGGTAAAAGAAAAAACTGCACAATTAAATCTTCTGAATCTTTCACTTGAAGAGAGAATAAAAAGAGAAGTAATTAAAAATAAAAAACAAGAAGAGAAACTACATGAATATGAAAAAATGGAGCAAATGGCAGAACTTATGGGAAATATTGCACATCAGTGGAGACAACCACTTGGAGCAATATCAGTTGCTGCATCTGGATTAAAAATAGAAGATGAATTAAATATATTAAAAAAAGAGGATATAAAATTTCATGTTGATTCTATACTAAAAAATACAAATTTCTTATCAAGTACAATTGATACTTTTACTGAATATATTAGAAATAATTCAGAAGTAAAAGAGGTGTTAATCCAAGGTGTTATAGTCGAAACATTAAATATAATAAAATCTACATATAAAACTTGTAATATAAATATTATATATGAAAGAGATGAGTGTGAAGATATATATAAAGAGATAGTACCAAATGATTTATCTCAAATTTTAATTATATTATTAACTAATGCAAAAGAGGCGTTAATAAAAGATGATATAAAAAATCCTTATATTCAAATATCTATAAAAAAACAAACAAATAGTTTTTCTATTATTGTTAAAGATAATGCAAAGGGAATTGATGAGAGAATTATCTCAAAAATATTTGATCCATATTTTACAACTAAACATCAAGCACAAGGTGTAGGATTAGGACTTCACATTGCAAGAAGAGTTGCAAGAAATAATCTAAATGCAGAAATTACAGTAGAAAATAGTAAAGCTGGTGTTTGTGCAAAAGTTAAAATACCATATTAA
- the moaA gene encoding GTP 3',8-cyclase MoaA, which yields MLIDGHNRVVDYLRVSVTERCNFRCQYCMPEKPFSWVPKENLLSYENLFKFIKVSIDEGVKKVRITGGEPLLREGLDTFIKMIYDYKNDIDLALTTNGYLLPKVAQKLKDAGLKRVNISLDTLKADVAQKIAQKDVLNKVLEGIETASKVGLKVKINCVPMKGINDDELVEILEYCKQRGYTVRFIEFMENHHAKDSAKGLNSQEIQNIIASKYNFKAIKRDGSSPSQNFELDDGYEFGIIEPHKADFCSDCNRIRLTAEGFLIPCLYFEDALSIKKAVESDDIEKALEILKKVLKNKPEKNKWSEESDTQTSARAFYKTGG from the coding sequence ATGTTAATAGATGGACACAACAGAGTAGTAGATTATTTAAGAGTATCTGTTACTGAAAGATGTAATTTTAGATGCCAATACTGTATGCCTGAAAAACCATTTTCTTGGGTACCAAAAGAGAATCTACTCTCTTATGAAAATTTATTTAAATTTATAAAAGTATCAATAGATGAAGGTGTTAAAAAAGTTCGTATTACTGGTGGTGAACCACTATTAAGAGAGGGCTTAGATACTTTTATAAAAATGATATATGATTATAAAAATGATATCGATTTAGCACTAACTACAAATGGTTATCTTTTACCAAAAGTTGCTCAAAAGTTAAAAGATGCAGGTCTTAAAAGAGTAAATATATCTTTAGATACATTAAAAGCTGATGTAGCACAAAAGATTGCACAAAAAGATGTATTAAATAAAGTTTTAGAGGGAATAGAAACTGCTTCAAAAGTAGGGCTAAAAGTAAAGATAAATTGTGTTCCAATGAAGGGCATTAATGATGATGAACTTGTAGAGATTTTAGAGTACTGTAAACAAAGAGGATATACTGTTAGGTTTATTGAGTTTATGGAAAATCATCATGCAAAAGATAGTGCAAAAGGTTTAAACTCACAAGAGATACAAAATATTATTGCTTCTAAATATAACTTCAAAGCTATAAAAAGAGATGGAAGTTCACCTTCTCAAAACTTTGAGTTAGATGATGGATATGAGTTTGGAATAATAGAACCTCACAAAGCTGATTTTTGTTCAGACTGTAATAGAATAAGATTAACAGCAGAAGGGTTTTTGATACCATGTTTATATTTTGAAGATGCATTAAGTATTAAAAAAGCAGTTGAGAGTGATGATATAGAAAAAGCTCTTGAAATTTTGAAAAAGGTTTTAAAAAATAAACCAGAAAAAAACAAATGGTCAGAAGAGAGCGATACTCAAACTTCAGCTAGAGCATTTTATAAAACTGGTGGATGA
- a CDS encoding Crp/Fnr family transcriptional regulator: MNLQETIKSIDFFNRLTEEQIEILSDFSNITSYKKDSILYYESDENNKLMFLIEGLLKVYKVDKFGNEIFLYHIYSNNMISELSSINNTKIHCFSNAEFIEDSKVLSVDYEKFKENFLDKNILTSELIEVLLNKSQQFQCIINRELVFDATAKVAFMLKQDLHMFNKLKRQEVSFMLHIQPETLSRVLKRLTRNNIINIENGDVQIIDENSLVSIFKGIGV; the protein is encoded by the coding sequence TTGAATTTACAAGAAACTATAAAATCTATTGATTTTTTTAATAGATTAACAGAAGAACAAATAGAGATATTGAGTGATTTTTCAAATATCACATCATATAAAAAAGACTCTATTTTATATTACGAAAGTGATGAAAATAATAAATTAATGTTTTTAATAGAGGGTTTATTAAAAGTATATAAAGTTGATAAATTCGGAAATGAGATTTTTTTATATCACATTTATAGCAATAATATGATTTCAGAACTTTCATCAATTAATAATACAAAAATTCACTGTTTTTCTAATGCAGAGTTTATTGAAGATTCAAAAGTTTTATCAGTTGATTATGAAAAATTTAAAGAGAATTTTTTAGATAAAAATATATTAACCTCTGAACTAATAGAAGTTTTATTAAATAAAAGTCAGCAGTTTCAGTGTATTATAAATAGAGAGCTTGTATTTGATGCAACGGCAAAAGTTGCATTTATGTTAAAGCAAGATTTACATATGTTTAATAAACTAAAAAGACAAGAAGTATCTTTTATGCTTCATATTCAACCTGAAACTTTGTCAAGAGTATTAAAAAGATTGACAAGAAATAATATTATAAATATTGAAAATGGGGATGTACAAATCATTGATGAAAATTCATTGGTATCTATATTTAAAGGTATTGGGGTATGA
- a CDS encoding DHH family phosphoesterase → MKLFHISHTDLDGYSCQLLTKEIFNQGVFFNANYGLEVKLTLKKVLELIKQENKEEEIFLLITDLNLTPQESKDLDKEITALKNDNYNIKLQLLDHHASGQKSADSYDWYFLDISKCAAKITYEYLCKNYGGFSQNDEWINPLIASVNAIDIWLDNETFNFEFGKVLLTMISKVREINNVLFADLNREFRLYLLKEAAKYINEEDANIKLDNDIHKLKKEFLNTNGIDDTLDNLSAKYLVYSLDKIKDDLTVLFKGHKGLLTYTLGSISIPANAFLKANPDYDFFIDISKKGNASFRADGKVDVSYMAEKLANGGGHVNASGAKFEDFKETIDYSQVKNYIQEKLQGLEKI, encoded by the coding sequence ATGAAATTATTTCATATTTCACATACAGACTTAGATGGATATTCTTGTCAATTATTAACAAAAGAGATATTTAATCAAGGTGTTTTTTTTAATGCCAATTATGGGCTTGAAGTAAAATTAACTTTAAAAAAAGTTCTTGAGTTAATAAAGCAAGAGAATAAAGAAGAAGAGATTTTTCTTTTAATTACAGATTTAAATCTTACACCACAAGAATCAAAAGATTTAGATAAAGAGATAACAGCTTTAAAAAATGATAATTATAATATTAAACTTCAACTTTTAGATCATCATGCATCTGGTCAAAAAAGTGCAGATTCATATGATTGGTATTTTCTTGATATAAGTAAATGTGCTGCAAAAATTACATATGAATATTTATGCAAAAATTACGGTGGTTTTTCACAAAATGATGAGTGGATTAATCCTTTAATTGCTAGTGTGAATGCTATTGATATTTGGTTAGATAATGAAACTTTTAATTTTGAGTTTGGAAAAGTACTTTTAACTATGATTAGCAAAGTAAGAGAGATTAATAATGTACTTTTTGCTGATTTAAATAGAGAATTTAGACTATATTTATTAAAAGAAGCTGCAAAATATATCAATGAAGAAGATGCAAATATTAAACTAGATAATGACATACATAAGTTAAAAAAAGAGTTTTTAAATACAAATGGTATTGATGATACTTTGGATAATTTAAGTGCTAAATATTTAGTATATTCTTTAGATAAAATAAAAGATGATTTAACGGTATTATTCAAAGGACATAAAGGATTACTAACTTATACTTTAGGTTCTATTTCTATTCCTGCCAATGCATTTTTAAAAGCAAATCCTGATTATGATTTCTTTATAGATATTAGTAAAAAAGGGAATGCATCTTTTAGAGCAGATGGAAAAGTAGATGTTTCTTATATGGCAGAAAAACTTGCAAATGGCGGAGGTCATGTGAATGCAAGTGGTGCAAAATTTGAAGATTTTAAAGAGACAATAGATTATTCACAAGTGAAAAACTATATTCAAGAGAAACTGCAAGGCTTAGAAAAAATCTAA
- a CDS encoding Crp/Fnr family transcriptional regulator: MNLKELYLFEDLDEKILKKIEKISIKTNFSKDNIIFYEGDESKYLHLLVKGIVKLYKSTSTNKEIVMKYFYDNELIAELSNFENIPYPATALAYSECEVLKIDFEKFKKIIYSNETMILKIQSSLIKKIKNLERIISSQLVLDTHERVAKYIVENQEDFFKTKNVLIAQMLNITPETLSRVLRNYKDKGYIDMKKREIDQEKLISIYN; the protein is encoded by the coding sequence ATGAATTTAAAAGAGCTTTATCTTTTTGAAGATTTAGATGAAAAGATATTGAAAAAAATTGAAAAAATTTCAATAAAAACTAATTTTTCAAAAGATAACATAATTTTTTATGAGGGCGATGAGTCAAAATATTTGCATTTATTGGTAAAAGGTATTGTGAAACTTTACAAAAGTACAAGTACAAACAAAGAGATTGTAATGAAATACTTTTATGATAATGAGCTTATTGCAGAGTTAAGTAATTTTGAAAATATTCCTTATCCTGCAACAGCATTAGCATATAGTGAATGTGAAGTTTTAAAGATTGATTTTGAGAAGTTTAAAAAGATTATCTATTCTAATGAAACAATGATTTTAAAAATTCAATCTTCTTTGATTAAGAAGATAAAAAATTTAGAAAGAATTATCTCTTCTCAACTTGTGTTAGATACACATGAAAGAGTTGCAAAGTATATAGTTGAGAATCAAGAAGATTTTTTTAAAACTAAAAATGTCTTAATTGCACAGATGTTAAATATAACACCAGAAACTTTATCAAGAGTTCTTAGAAACTATAAAGATAAAGGTTATATTGATATGAAAAAAAGAGAGATTGACCAAGAAAAATTAATTTCAATTTATAATTAA
- the rpsO gene encoding 30S ribosomal protein S15: protein MALDQDVKASIIAKFQKNEKDTGSAEVQIAILTEQVRVLTEHLKTNKKDHSSRLGLLKMVGKRKRLLQYLKKTDYERFTSLVAELGIRAK, encoded by the coding sequence ATGGCTTTAGATCAGGACGTAAAAGCAAGTATTATTGCAAAGTTCCAAAAAAATGAAAAAGATACAGGTTCAGCAGAAGTTCAAATTGCTATTTTAACAGAGCAAGTTAGAGTTCTTACTGAGCACTTAAAAACAAACAAAAAAGATCACTCTTCAAGATTAGGTCTTTTAAAAATGGTTGGTAAAAGAAAAAGACTTTTACAATACTTAAAGAAAACTGATTATGAAAGATTTACTTCTTTAGTTGCTGAGTTAGGAATTAGAGCTAAGTAA
- a CDS encoding CoA-binding protein, producing MQCEFATINSNKEEIKSIFENTKTIAIIGCSPDPTKASNKVASYLKGAGFKIFPVYPKEDEILGEKVYRHLSDIPEKIDLVDIFRKPEVIDKIVDEAIKRGDIDTIWTQLGLVNNDAAKKATDAGMKVVQNNCTKIEHEALF from the coding sequence ATGCAGTGCGAATTTGCAACAATTAATTCTAATAAAGAAGAGATAAAAAGCATTTTTGAGAATACAAAAACAATTGCTATTATTGGTTGTTCTCCTGACCCGACTAAAGCTAGTAACAAAGTTGCAAGCTATTTAAAAGGTGCTGGATTTAAAATCTTTCCAGTTTATCCAAAAGAAGATGAAATCTTAGGTGAAAAAGTTTATAGACACTTAAGTGATATTCCTGAAAAAATTGATTTGGTTGATATATTTAGAAAACCAGAAGTTATAGATAAAATTGTAGATGAAGCTATAAAAAGAGGTGATATTGATACAATATGGACTCAACTAGGTTTAGTAAATAATGATGCTGCAAAAAAAGCTACTGATGCAGGTATGAAAGTAGTACAAAATAATTGTACTAAAATCGAACATGAGGCGTTATTTTAA